In bacterium, the DNA window CAGCTTCAAGAAAAGATATCGTACCATGCGATTAAAGCCTCTGCATTGTTGGCGCAAGAGCGTGGTGCGTATGGTTCTTTTAAGGGCTCCAAATGGCATCGTAATATTTTCCCCGTCGATACACTTGATCTTCTTGAAAAAGAACGTGGCGTGCCTATCGACACTCCTCGAACCAGTTCACTTGATTGGGCTCCTGTACGAGCATTGGTGCAAGAGTATGGTATGAGAAATTCTAACTTGATGGCGATTGCGCCAACCGCAACAATTTCAAATATTGTTGCGTGTTTTCCATCAATTGAGCCGATTTATAAAAATATGTATGTTAAATCAAATATGAGCGGGGAGTTTATTGTTATCAATCAATATTTGGTGAATGATTTGAAAAAAATTGGTCTATGGTCAAAAGATATGGCTGACAAGATCAAGTATTTTGATGGCAGTGTTCAAATGATCGATGAAATTCCAGATGCTCTCAAAAGTAAATACAAGGAAGCATTTGAAATTGATCAAGAGTGGTTGGTTAAACTTGCCGCACGTCGTGCAAAGTGGATTGATCAAAGTCAATCACTTAATATTTTTATGATTGGTGCTTCAGGTAAAAAGTTAAATGATTTGTATATTGCGGGTTGGAAAGCCGGCGTAAAGACATTCTACTACTTGCGCTCCATGGCTGCAAGTCAGATTGAAAAGTCAACGCTTGATGCAAAAAAATTCGGGTTTACACAAAAGCGTCAATATGATGCAAATGCTGGTCAAAATGCAGTCTCGACCCCTGAAGAATCAGCAGCTGCGTGTAATATTGATGATCTTTCATGTGATTCATGCCAGTAGATAGTAAAAGTTTTAAACAAAAGGATAAGAACTATGCAAGGAGCTAGAATGGCAAAAAGAGATACTGTTTTATCAAGTGAGTCAACGGATCCAAATAAAATATTGCCGATGAGATATTTATGGGCGCGCCAACATTATAAAGATGGCATTGCTAATACCTGGACGCCTGAAGAAATTTCGATGCAAAAAGATATTGAGCAGTGGAAGTCAAGCTCGGTGCTTAATGATGATGAGCGACGTCTGATTTTATGGAATCTTGGTTTTTTTTCGACAGCAGAATCATTAACCGCCAACAATATTGTTTTGGCGGTGTATCGTTTCGTTTCAAATCCAGAATGTCGACAATATTTATTGCGTCAGGCTTTTGAAGAAGCGGTTCATACCGATACGTTTATTTATTGCTGCGATTCGCTTGGTCTTGATCCAGAGTACATTTATAATATGTACAATACGGTTCCATCAATCAAAGCAAAAGATGAGTTTGTTATTAACATGACAACCACCATTCTTGATCCAAGTTTTAAGCTTGATGGGCCAGAAAGTATTCAACGTTTTTTACTTGATTTAGTTGGATTTTATGTGATCATGGAAGGCATATTTTTTTATGCTGGTTTTGCTATGATGCTTGCGCTCAAACGCCAGCAAAAAATGACGGGGATTGGAGAACAATTTGAGTACATTATGCGTGACGAAAGTCTGCATCTTGCATTTGGTTGTGATTTGATTAATACCATCAAAGTTGAACATCCTGAAGCGTGGGACAAAGCGTTTCAAGATAAAGTGGTAAGTTTAATTGAACAAGCTGTTGAACTTGAAAAAACATATGCTTTTGATGCGTGTCCGCGTGGTTTGTTGGGCATTAATGCGCAACAGTTTTGCAACTATGTTGAACATATGGCAGATCGCCGCTTAGAGCGCTTGGGCTTGCCAAAAGTATACAACCAAGAAAATCCATTTCCATGGATGGTTCAGGCAACCGATCTTTCCAAAGAAAAGAACTTTTTTGAAACACGTGTTACGGAATACCAATCCGCCGGCTCTCTAAGCTGGGATTAATAAAAACGAAGAGGCTTGCTTTCGGGCAGGCCTCTTCGTTTTTTGGGGAACAAAGTAATGAAAATTGGTCGTTATGTTGTTGAAGTTCCTGGTCCTGAAAAAATATGGTTTCCCAAAAGCAAAATTACCAAGGGTGATATTGTTGCTTATTATCGTGATATCAGTCCATTTATGCTGTCCTTTACCAAAAATCGACTGTTAACAATGCATCGTTTTCCTGGTGGCATTGATCAAGAAGGTTTTTATCAAAAAAATGTTGGTGACTATTTTCCTGATTGGTTACTTTCTAAAAAAATAAAAAATAAAGAAGCTGGTTACACAACGTACGCTGTTTGTAATAATGCCGCTTCGCTGGCATATATTGCAACGCAGGGCTGCATTACGCCGCACGTGTGGCTAAGCAAAATTGATAAACTCAATTATCCCGATCGTATGATTTTTGATTTAGATCCTGCCGGTACTAATGTTGCGGCAGTGCGTTGGGCGGCCAAGCAACTGCATGATCTTTTAACTGAGCTTGGCATTCCATCATTTTTAATGACAACCGGCTCGCGCGGCTTTCACGTTGTGGTTCCGCTTAAGCGCTTAGCAACGTTTGAGGCGGTGCGTGCTTATGCGCGCGATGTCGCAACTATTTTGGTGGAGCGCTATCCAAGCAAATTAACCATCAATCCGCGCAAAGAGGCTCGCACTCATAAAATTTTAATTGATTGTATGCGCAATTCGTATGGTGCTACGGCAGTCGCGCCGTATGCCGTGCGTGCGATTGAAAAGGCGCCAGTGGCCGCACCAATTTTTTGGGAAGAGCTGGCACGTATGACGCCGCAGCGATTTACGATAAACAATATTTTTGAACGCTTGACGCACGAAGAAAATCCTTGGCACGATTTTACTAAAGTTGCTACGCGCTTAAAAGATTTGTAATAATAATGAGAGAAGAAAGGATTTGTGTGAACAAAAAATTTGTAGGATTATTTTTGGCAGCTCTTGCGTTTTCTACCAATGCTATGCCAATGGCGCCAGCAACATGCAAACTATTTGAGGCAGCTAAAAAGGGCGATGTTGTATTGGCAATAGAACTTATCAAACAAGATGCCGATGTTAATGCTTTCAATGTCAATAATAAAACACTCCTTCATTTTGCTGCTCAAAATGGTTATGACGAGTTGACAGCATTGCTTTTAAAAAATGGTGCAGAAGTTAGTCCTGTCGATGTGTCAGGTTTTACGCCATTGCATTATGCTGCTTGCGAAGGCCATACCGAATGCGTTAGGGCGCTAACGGTAAAAAAAGCTGACGTTAATGCCATTGCCAACAATGGAGCTACACCGCTCAACCTTGCGATTACCGATGGTTATAAAGAGTGTGTAGAAATTTTACTTGCTGCGGGGGCAAATCCCATACTCGCTCCATGCGCAGGCACGTACAAATACCTTATGCCAGAAGAAATAGCACGCAAACGCGGTCATGAAGACATCGGAGATATTCTCCTCAAAGCGTGCGAGAAATGGGAAAAAGAAATCGAAGACACGTTGGACAAAGATTCTGAGGAAGAATTAAATGCAAGCATATGGACGGCATGCTTCAATTGTTGTGGCTGTAGTGTTCAATAACGTTATCATGAAAAATTTATAACATTATTTTTTTACAAAATGCTTCTGAATAATGTCGTGCGAATAATCGATCGAGTTTATTTCATTAAACCCTGTGCCAACAACAAGATCGTGCGGAAGCGCAATGCCTTCGTTGAGTGTAATGGGAATAATAGTAATAATTGATTCATCAATTAAATGAGCATCAAGAAATTGTTGTACCAGCGAAGCGCCGCCTTCAAGCCAAATTTTACAACCAGGTTTTTCGCCTGCTATCTTTTTAATAAAATCAGTAACGCTTTCATTAACAAACGTTATGTCTGCCTGCGCTGGTTGTTCGGTGCTTTCGGTAAAAATGTACGAATGTTTTCCTGCATTTGGCCAGTCGCCAAACGTCAGCATTTGTTCATACGTCTTTCTGCCCATCACAATTAAATCAAGAGAAGCAAAAAAATCGTGATAACCACAATCCATGTCAGGTGGCAGATCGGCAGCAAAAGAATTTAACCAATCAACACTACCGTTTTCGTCGGCGATAAATCCATCGCGGCTTATCGCGATATACAAAATGACTTGTGGCTTCATGAGCGACCTTTGTAGAAAACTAAAGACTAATAATATGGCAATAAAGTATCATAAATAATTGAAATTTAACAGGACTAGAACACTTCGCCAAGCGTTAAATACCAGGCATAAGCGCTATCGCCCGGCAATCGCGTTTTCCATTTCCAGCCGATATCAAAACGAATGGCGCCGATGGGTGTTTTGTAGCGCAGCCCACAACCAGAGCCAGGAAACCAGGTACCTGAGCCAGGAATACCGGATTGACTCAAAACGCCAACGTCTTGGAAAATAACCATGCCGAGTTTATTAATAATTGGAAAGCGTAATTCAAGATTGAGGTTGATCATCGAGCTCCCGCCTTGAATGGTGTATTCTTGCTGTATGACGCCATTTTCGTCAATAAACTCGCTCATGCCCAGTGGCGGCAACGCATCTTTTTCATAACCGCGGACCGAGTAAGGGCCGCCCAAATAAAAGCGTTCGATGGGCATAATCTGGTTAAATTTGCGTCTGAAAATATGACCAAAGCGTAATCGAAAGCTGCCGATAACGTCGTTGTGTAATGCTTTAAAATATGATTGCTCGGCCATTAAGCGTACCGAAAAACCGGCTGCAAGTTCAGGGACCATTAATTTCATTGAAAGAAAACTAAACTGGCCTTTGGTGGTGTTAATGCGGTCATCGAGTGTATCGATAATTAAACTTGGTTCAAGGAAAAAATAGGGCAAGGTGCGATCAATATAGTCCGGATCTAAGTTAAGGTTGCCGCGCACTCTGCTCGTACGCATCCACTCATTACCAACCGTAATACCCCAATAATAATTTTCGCGATATTCATCGCTCAGGCCTGCCAAAAAGCCACTCTGTACCGCTTCGTATGCCGAGTCGCTTGAACCAACGGCGATGGGTTGTGTGTATTTGTTTGCGTAACCTTTGAGTTTGCCCATGACGGGAAATCCTAATAACGCTGGTTGTTGGTAATGTGCATCAAGTGTTCGCTCAAAGCGCGTAATTTCTGTATTAATGGTAAAATTGTCGGCACGATTGGTTGGATTTTTTATGACTAAGGATGCGCCTAATTTTGCTGTTGATTGTTTTTTAAACATAAAATTTTTGCTTGTTAAAAAATAGCCAGCGCGCAAACGCAATTCAATTGGTTCGTCGTCAACCAGTGTTATGATCAGCGGTTTTTTGCTTTTGGTATTTGATAAATGGTATGGCTGAATTTGTATTTGTTTAAAAATATCAAGGCTGCGTAATTTTTTACGCGTGAGTTCTAATTTTTCTTTATTCCACAATTCGCCCTCATGGCAACGTACTTCGCGCATGATGCGTTTAAATGGTAATTTGGTGGTGCCACGTAAATAAACTTTTCCAAAGCGTACGCGTGGTCCTGGTTCAATATTCCAGGTGGTAAAAACATCAATGCCATGTGGTGCAATTTTACTGGTCAAAATCGGGCTGACACGAGCGTACCAATAACTATGTTGTTGAAAATAATTGAGTAAATAGACTTTTTGTTCATGAAGCCAGTGAATATTGAAAGGGACCAAATTATGCGTTGTACTTTTTTGTGGGTTGGTAAACACTGAGTGAATTGCTAAGTGCTGAAAATTTTTGAAATCAAAGCCATGATAAAAATGCTGAGCACCTTTTTTGATGAGTACTAAAATAGCGTATGAATTGTTAGGTTTTTTAATGAAGCGCGTTTCAACAATTTCAAAATTCCAAAATCCTTGAGAAAAATAATAATCTTTTACGCTTGCAAGTGCTGCATCAAGGCGGCTTTGATCAAAGGTTTTTTTGCTCAGAAGCTCATCAAAAAAGTGTAAGCACTGTTTTTCATGAGTCCCAGTCTCAACATTTTTACAAACGATTTTCTTAATGAAGGTTGGGTTTCCTTCTTGAATGGTAAAATCATAATCATATTTTTGTGTTGGAGTGTAAGAAATAGTCGTTCCCCAGTACCCTTTTTTGTAATATTCATGTAGCAGTTGTTCTGCAATAATATCGGGAGAAAAAAGCCATTCGGGCAAGTCAACGCCAATAATATCTTCCTTGATGGCATGATTTGAAAAAAGATGATTGCCACTAAAATTCAGAAGTTTTCTTTTTCCAAGATCAATAAAAAATACAATATTAACCGTATAATTCCTATGATTAATCAGTCGCTTCATGCTTAAGTGGCTGTCGAAGTACCCTTTTTCTTGCAAATAGGTTCGTATCTTTTTTGCCTGTTTTTCGATGTGTTTTTTTTCGTAATTGGTATTTAATAAGTTTTTTTTAAAGCGCTTTAGTTTTTCTTTGAGTGTATTTGGTGCTTGTGTATCACTTTGTTCTTCATGAGTTTTAATATCAAAAGAGACGTCTTCAATGTGATAGTGTTTGCCTGGTTTTGTTTTAATGATAACCGTTATAGTTTTATTTTTTTTTTCATACACAAATTCATCGGTTATGAGATGATCAAAAAAGCCTTCGGCTTTGAATTTTGCTTTAATGGCGCTAAGTGATTCTTCGTGTAAAGAGATATTAAAAATGTTGCCCGGTTGCTGGATGTACAAATTGGTATACTCTTGTTGGCCAAAAAATACTCCTTTAAAGGTCATGCGCCTTAAAATCCAATTACTTTTGAGCGTGAATGTGAGATGTTGGCCATTTTCATAATCATGGCAATTGATATCAACTGATTGCAGGCGTTCTTTGCGAATAAGGCTTTTAAACGCCTGATTAACTTGTTTGACAGAAATAAAGGTGTTGGGAACGAGTTCAACCAGATGATTAAATTCTTCTGGGCTAATCTCGATGTCTGACTGATATGAAATTTTTGTGACGTACAGCGTTGTGGTTTCTTCAGGATAGTATTCATGAAAATTGCCGCCATAACACTGTTTTACATGAGCGAATAGTGACGGCGCCAATGTGCTGGCAATAAAAAAACAGATGATAAATAATAAGCGCTTGAGCACGGAACGTCCTGTTTTTGATCAATAAAGTTTCCTAAGTATAACTTTACTATTTTTGTGAAAATTTGTATTGTCCCAGGAGATTTCTTGGGATAAAGTGGTTTTTTGGGGTTGCCAAAAAAGATGAAAATTTTTATGAGAAAAGTGGAGGAGGTCAATAGTATAGATTTAATCACCAATGATTCTGAAAACGCTTCTAAAATCCTTTTCTTTTATCATTGGTTCTACTTGGACTTCATCTACTTTGGATTCCGAAGTGCCTTTGTACAAAGCATCAATAAACTCATCAAGTTTTTCAGCGACGCCAGATGCTAAGATGATAACGCTTTGCTTGTCCTCTGCATTTTGCACGGTTCCTTCAATATCATACCGTTGAGCATTTTTGCGAACATATTCGCGATACGATGCCATTTGGACATTGCCAACGACTTTTATCTTAATACATTGCCTCATAGGAATTTCCCTTTCTCACTTTTTGCCTCCTCGCGAGAATCATGCGTAATAGTATCAGACCGATTTTTGAAAAGTCAAAAAAAAAGTATAATTTTTTTTAAACTAAGTGAAAAAAATTATTACAAAAAATGGTGGTATGTTTCTTAATAGAAGTTATTTTCTTAATTCAATATTTGGCGATAAAGTGCCATATGTTGAGCAAGCATGGCGGGAACGCCAAAGTCAGTTAATGAATCTTGATGATTACTTAAACGTTGATATAGTGCCTTATTGTTGGCTATTATGGCGATCATTTTGCCTAATTGTTGCCAATTTCCGGGTTCAATTAAATAGCCATTAATGTCATGTTGAATAACTTCATTGATTCCACCAACATTATAAGCAACTACAGGAATTTTGCTTAAACGTGCTTCAATAATACTACATGGTAAGCCTTCCCATAGCGAACTGAGCGCGAAAACGTCCCACGAAGTGAGCCATGGCCTGATATCGTGTTGCCAACCAAGAAGATGTACCGAATCGTGCATGTTGTTGCGTTTAATCCATTCTTCTAGTTCCGTGCGTAATATGCCGTCGCCAATTATTTCTAATTCAAGTGTTTGATGAGTAGTTAATGTGGTGGCAAGCTGAAATGCTTTGAGTAAATCGAGAAGATTTTTTTGAGGTTTGAAGCATGACACCGTGCCAATACGAAACGGCTTCATGCGGTTGAGGCAGCGAGCTGGTAGATAAAATTTTTCATATTCAACGGCAGCCCTAATAATCGAACTTTTACGTGCAAAGTCTGGCAAAAGCTTACATCCTTCTGTGTGATCTTTTGTTGAAACGCAAACAAAGTGGGTGGTGATTAATGTGGTTATCCATTCAAATGCGTAAATTAAAAGCCAGCGCAGGCGCGGTTGATAATCATTAAAACCAAAACCATGAATCGTGTGAACGCGTGTTTTAATGCCTGCAAAAAATGCAGCCCAGCGACCAATAATGCCCGCCTTGGTACTATGTGTGTGCACGACAATAGCGGGGTATTTTTTTTTTAAGGTACGCAAAATGCGTACAATATTTCTAAAATTTTTGATTTCATTAAGCAATGATTTGAGGCGTGCTTCGTTTTTAAATGAATCAAGAAGAAATACTTGATCAAATTGTTTTGCATGCGTTACAAGTGGTCCTTGGTTGCCCGAGATGAGGCTTGTTGAAAAATCAGTATCATTGATTCCTGAAACAAGAGAAAGGCAAACTTTTTGTGCTCCGCCAAGCTCAAGTTTTGTGACAATGTAAACCACGTGGAGGTTTTTAGTCTTCTTCATTATGCTCTTTCAAAAGCGTTTTAGCTGCTTATTTTTAAGATCAGTAAAAATGACACGATCATGGCATAAATAACTGATGATTCAATAAATGTGCTGGTCAGCAAGGTGAGCTTGATCATCAAGGGATAGCTGTTTGGCTCTTGAGCAATTTGTTCACAACTCTTTGATGCTGAAAGGCCAATGCCAGCTCCGGTGCCCAGAGCTCCAAGTCCCAAGGTAACTGCGGCTGTTAAAATAACAGGTCCTTGTGGCAAAAACGTAGTGCCCAGCGTTGGGACATAAAACAGAAACATGAGTGCAAGGAGCAAGCAAAAAATTATAGGTGTTTCAATAAATGCCTGCCCAAATAGCGCGAAAGGAAAAATTTTGTTGTAGGCATTTTTGTTAACGCTGACGGCTGTACAGGCCGCTTGGCAAAAAAGTGCTTGCCCGATTGAAGGCCCAATGCTGGCAAGGCCGATGACTAAGCCCGCGCCTAAATTTTTAACACCATCAATAACGACCATATTGTCGTTGATGGTTGTTTTGATAAGTAATGAAATAATAAAAGAAAAGAGAACAGGGGCTTCAATAATTGATTGACATAACAACATGAGCGTTATAATTTTTTGAGCAAAAAAAGGTTGGCGGCCAATTCCTTGCGTGGCAGCACTTACTACAAAACTTGAAGCAATACTGGTTGAAAGAGCGGCCAAACCAATGGCTAGTCCAATGCCGAGTTCTGATAAGCTAAGTTCTAATGTTATTTCTTTTGGGGCGCCTAGTAGCATCAAAAGTGACATAACAAGTGCAATCACAATGCCGCTTTCAATGAGCGCAAGGCCGATAAGCATTGCTTTAAACGTGTTGTCTCGGCCGAGTTGTTGGCGTTCCATTGCTTGTAAGGCGTTCATGCCTGCCAAGCCTTGTCCCAATCCACCGCCAATAGTTGCAAGGCCTAGTGCCAAAATAGCCGAAAAATAATGAAGAAAATTAGCAAACATCGTGATCACTTTCTTCTGATACTAAAGGTTGTGGTTCATCGTGGTCTGTTACGCCCATCGATAAGTAAGTTGCTGTTAGCATAGTTAAAACGAATGCTTGGATTAGTCCTTCAAAAAAGCCAAAAAACATTTGAATGAAAACCAAGGCAAAAAGCATGATATGAAATATTTTGTGCAGGCGTGCAAAATAAGTAATGTGTTTGAGTACTGGAAATCGATATGTAATGATGCTTAACAAGATCATTACGAGCGTGAGCCCAAGAAAATGAAATTTAAGGGGGCCTCCTACAAATTGCATAATCATGCTAAAAATAATGCTGCCACCCAAAATATTACCAAAAAGTCGAAAAGACATTGAGGCAATTTTGGCAAGCTCACCAATAACATTGATTGGTGCTAAAAAGAAAATTGGTTGTATAAATTCTTTTAAGTAATGTTTCATGCCTTTAAATTTAATTTTGTACCATTGTACGTAGGTAAAACTGGTAAGCCCCAAAGCGACGGTTGTATTTAGATCATTCGTTGATTCATCCAAAAAAGGGATAAGGCTGGTGGCGCTACAAAAAAGAGTAAATAGAAAAAGTGACGTAATAAAAGCAAAGTGGTTATAAATCAATTTACCAAATGATTCTTTGGTTAAATCAATAAAAAAGCCAATGACCGTTTCGTAGGCAACCGAGATGATGGTTGGGTTACGTTTTAAGAGATATTTGCCCGCTATTGCTAAAACAAAGAGCATCCCCATGGCAAACCAGGTGTACATTAATGTGTCTAAATGTAGGTGCCAAAAGGGGCCATTGAGACCAAATACCTTGAAAGGTGCAATTTCTTTATACTTAAAAAGATTAATATTCATGAATGCGCCTGTGTTTTTTTGAGCGTATACGACCAAAAGCTAATACCAAAACCAACAAGGAAGAGCGGCAAGGTAACATGTAGCCAAAAATACAATAATGATACGGTGATGATAAGTATAAAAAACCTTCCAACAAACCATAACAAAGGTTGTACAAAAAAGCGAGAAGGTGGAGTTTCAGGGCTTGTTGAAAATGCCTTTTGCGTTTGAGTAACAAAAAAATAGGCATACGCAAAGCCTACCAAGAGACCAGATACGATTGAGATGAATAGCGTTGTTGTTGTCATAAATGCACTCCTGTGATAGCAATTTGCCCTAATTATAAAGGCTAGTACGAAATGGCGACATGTGCAAGTAAAAGAATACATTCTGGGGCCATCTTAATAAAAATATTGCTTCTGCTGCTCAAATTTGATTACTATGAGAAAAATGCCCTTCGAGACGCCAAGTGTTGCTGGTCTCCTCAGGGTGGACGGGAAGAGGGGTAAAGGGAATAATACTATTGAGGGGGAATAATGAAAAAAGGCATGCTTTTCTTACGTGCATTTTTTGCGGTAGTGGTTGTTGTTGGCGGAGTGTGCTCATTAAACGCTTCTTCTTCGCTTGCGCGTAATAAAATTCCACGGGATATTGAGGGTCAAAAAGTTCAACCAGGAGCAACATTTACGGTGATTCAGTTATGGAATTTGATTAATACCAGATTAAAAAAAAAGGCTGCCCATTTTCTGGTGCCTGGTGGCAAAAATAACAAAGTTTTTACCGATAGTGAATGTAATTGGACAACGGGCGGAGCCAATATTCATGGTTCTTATAGTGCCGAGCGACTTGGTTTTTCTGCCGATTGGATGCACAAAAATGGAGATCAACAAGTTACCTTGCATGATGACCCAGATTTGATAACACTTTTGGAAAAAGAAGGCCGCATTGCAAGTGCTAATCAAGGTGATAAGTACCAGAAAATTTTGCTTTATTTTACCGTAAATATGAATGGTGTTTCGTACCGTTTGTACCTCAACGATCCTTATCCTTCAAAAGTTGTCAATATTGGCAAAAAAGTTGTCAATGAAGTTAAAAATATATTGAATGCTTGGGAAGTCTAGATACTCAATTTTTAGGTAACTTTTTAGAAGAGCGGCTACTCGACATAGCCGCTCTTTTGTGTTTAAACGTTGTTGAGAAGTAACATTTCTTTCAAAACGCTGTCTGGGTTGAGCGAAATAGAATCGATTCCTTGATCAACTAAAAACTGTGCAAACTCTGGATAATCTGAAGGAGCTTGGCCACAAATCCCAATTTTCTTGTTAGCTTTTTTAGCGCCTTGAATTGCCATAGTCAGCATCATTTTGACCGCGGCATTGCGCTCATCAAACAGTGAGGCAACAAGGCCTGAGTCGCGATCAACGCCTAGTGTCATTTGTGTTAAATCGTTTGATCCAATCGAAAAGCCATCAAAAAGTTTTGCAAATTCATCGATCAGTAAAACGTTTGAAGGAATTTCAACCATCATATAAACTTCAAGGCCATTCTGTCCTTGGATTAAATCGTGTCGATTCATTTCTTGTAGTGCCTTGTGCGCTTCCTCAATCGTACGTACAAATGGCAACATCAGCTTAACGTTGGTCAGGCCCATTTCAAGCCGTATTTTTTTCATAGCAGCACATTCCAGCGCAAAGCCTTCCTGGTATTTTTCATGATAATAACGTGAAGCGCCACGAAATCCCAACATTGGGTTTTCTTCTTCTGGTTCAAAGTCTTTTCCAGCAATCAATTTGCGGTACTCATTGCTTTTAAAATCTGACATTCTGATAATAACTGGTTTTGGGTAAAAAGCAGCAGCAATGGTGCCCGCTTCTTGTGCTAGTTTGTCGATAAAATATTGTTTTTTATCAGTGTAACCAGCGGTCAATTGCGCAATGAGTGTACGATCTTTTTCGTCAGAAATTTTGTCGGGATGAATAAGTGCCATCGGATGGATTTGCAGCGCGTTATTAATAATAAATTCCAAGCGAGCCAAGCCCACGCCGGCATTTGGAATATTAACCAGGTTAAATACTTCGTCAGGGTTGCCTACGTTCATCATCAAACTTACTGGCGGATTTTTAAGATGGCTTGTTTCTATTCGTTTAATTTCGAAAGGAAAGTGG includes these proteins:
- a CDS encoding ribonucleotide-diphosphate reductase subunit beta, whose amino-acid sequence is MQGARMAKRDTVLSSESTDPNKILPMRYLWARQHYKDGIANTWTPEEISMQKDIEQWKSSSVLNDDERRLILWNLGFFSTAESLTANNIVLAVYRFVSNPECRQYLLRQAFEEAVHTDTFIYCCDSLGLDPEYIYNMYNTVPSIKAKDEFVINMTTTILDPSFKLDGPESIQRFLLDLVGFYVIMEGIFFYAGFAMMLALKRQQKMTGIGEQFEYIMRDESLHLAFGCDLINTIKVEHPEAWDKAFQDKVVSLIEQAVELEKTYAFDACPRGLLGINAQQFCNYVEHMADRRLERLGLPKVYNQENPFPWMVQATDLSKEKNFFETRVTEYQSAGSLSWD
- the ligD gene encoding non-homologous end-joining DNA ligase, with amino-acid sequence MKIGRYVVEVPGPEKIWFPKSKITKGDIVAYYRDISPFMLSFTKNRLLTMHRFPGGIDQEGFYQKNVGDYFPDWLLSKKIKNKEAGYTTYAVCNNAASLAYIATQGCITPHVWLSKIDKLNYPDRMIFDLDPAGTNVAAVRWAAKQLHDLLTELGIPSFLMTTGSRGFHVVVPLKRLATFEAVRAYARDVATILVERYPSKLTINPRKEARTHKILIDCMRNSYGATAVAPYAVRAIEKAPVAAPIFWEELARMTPQRFTINNIFERLTHEENPWHDFTKVATRLKDL
- a CDS encoding ankyrin repeat domain-containing protein, which codes for MNKKFVGLFLAALAFSTNAMPMAPATCKLFEAAKKGDVVLAIELIKQDADVNAFNVNNKTLLHFAAQNGYDELTALLLKNGAEVSPVDVSGFTPLHYAACEGHTECVRALTVKKADVNAIANNGATPLNLAITDGYKECVEILLAAGANPILAPCAGTYKYLMPEEIARKRGHEDIGDILLKACEKWEKEIEDTLDKDSEEELNASIWTACFNCCGCSVQ
- a CDS encoding dihydrofolate reductase encodes the protein MKPQVILYIAISRDGFIADENGSVDWLNSFAADLPPDMDCGYHDFFASLDLIVMGRKTYEQMLTFGDWPNAGKHSYIFTESTEQPAQADITFVNESVTDFIKKIAGEKPGCKIWLEGGASLVQQFLDAHLIDESIITIIPITLNEGIALPHDLVVGTGFNEINSIDYSHDIIQKHFVKK
- a CDS encoding BamA/TamA family outer membrane protein; translated protein: MLKRLLFIICFFIASTLAPSLFAHVKQCYGGNFHEYYPEETTTLYVTKISYQSDIEISPEEFNHLVELVPNTFISVKQVNQAFKSLIRKERLQSVDINCHDYENGQHLTFTLKSNWILRRMTFKGVFFGQQEYTNLYIQQPGNIFNISLHEESLSAIKAKFKAEGFFDHLITDEFVYEKKNKTITVIIKTKPGKHYHIEDVSFDIKTHEEQSDTQAPNTLKEKLKRFKKNLLNTNYEKKHIEKQAKKIRTYLQEKGYFDSHLSMKRLINHRNYTVNIVFFIDLGKRKLLNFSGNHLFSNHAIKEDIIGVDLPEWLFSPDIIAEQLLHEYYKKGYWGTTISYTPTQKYDYDFTIQEGNPTFIKKIVCKNVETGTHEKQCLHFFDELLSKKTFDQSRLDAALASVKDYYFSQGFWNFEIVETRFIKKPNNSYAILVLIKKGAQHFYHGFDFKNFQHLAIHSVFTNPQKSTTHNLVPFNIHWLHEQKVYLLNYFQQHSYWYARVSPILTSKIAPHGIDVFTTWNIEPGPRVRFGKVYLRGTTKLPFKRIMREVRCHEGELWNKEKLELTRKKLRSLDIFKQIQIQPYHLSNTKSKKPLIITLVDDEPIELRLRAGYFLTSKNFMFKKQSTAKLGASLVIKNPTNRADNFTINTEITRFERTLDAHYQQPALLGFPVMGKLKGYANKYTQPIAVGSSDSAYEAVQSGFLAGLSDEYRENYYWGITVGNEWMRTSRVRGNLNLDPDYIDRTLPYFFLEPSLIIDTLDDRINTTKGQFSFLSMKLMVPELAAGFSVRLMAEQSYFKALHNDVIGSFRLRFGHIFRRKFNQIMPIERFYLGGPYSVRGYEKDALPPLGMSEFIDENGVIQQEYTIQGGSSMINLNLELRFPIINKLGMVIFQDVGVLSQSGIPGSGTWFPGSGCGLRYKTPIGAIRFDIGWKWKTRLPGDSAYAWYLTLGEVF
- a CDS encoding acylphosphatase, which produces MKIKVVGNVQMASYREYVRKNAQRYDIEGTVQNAEDKQSVIILASGVAEKLDEFIDALYKGTSESKVDEVQVEPMIKEKDFRSVFRIIGD
- a CDS encoding glycosyltransferase produces the protein MKKTKNLHVVYIVTKLELGGAQKVCLSLVSGINDTDFSTSLISGNQGPLVTHAKQFDQVFLLDSFKNEARLKSLLNEIKNFRNIVRILRTLKKKYPAIVVHTHSTKAGIIGRWAAFFAGIKTRVHTIHGFGFNDYQPRLRWLLIYAFEWITTLITTHFVCVSTKDHTEGCKLLPDFARKSSIIRAAVEYEKFYLPARCLNRMKPFRIGTVSCFKPQKNLLDLLKAFQLATTLTTHQTLELEIIGDGILRTELEEWIKRNNMHDSVHLLGWQHDIRPWLTSWDVFALSSLWEGLPCSIIEARLSKIPVVAYNVGGINEVIQHDINGYLIEPGNWQQLGKMIAIIANNKALYQRLSNHQDSLTDFGVPAMLAQHMALYRQILN
- a CDS encoding F0F1 ATP synthase subunit A, with translation MNINLFKYKEIAPFKVFGLNGPFWHLHLDTLMYTWFAMGMLFVLAIAGKYLLKRNPTIISVAYETVIGFFIDLTKESFGKLIYNHFAFITSLFLFTLFCSATSLIPFLDESTNDLNTTVALGLTSFTYVQWYKIKFKGMKHYLKEFIQPIFFLAPINVIGELAKIASMSFRLFGNILGGSIIFSMIMQFVGGPLKFHFLGLTLVMILLSIITYRFPVLKHITYFARLHKIFHIMLFALVFIQMFFGFFEGLIQAFVLTMLTATYLSMGVTDHDEPQPLVSEESDHDVC